A genomic region of Ktedonobacteraceae bacterium contains the following coding sequences:
- a CDS encoding ABC transporter permease: MLRFALWSLRSRWSRILTLCLGLICISICTTLLASLAQLSTLSADRQLNRAWQSAPYDLLVRSPSALSPVERQLQIVDPGAPEQTYGGISLQQVDTIAHIPHVAAAAPEAVIGWLTLRPYVFITFNRPGLYRVTTRLMVQGSKSPPSTLQNLYEILPLAAYRAIAGQNTAKLTYVPLNASGTATVAAYWPLSTLLVGIDPGAEAGLSGLQWQPRPMKSGGAVGVPLLMDTHPWTSLSAMVTAEYAALPDPGKNGDNRPATANGDNMNVPSSAWAMFAEQQLDAKNLLNMLALELGGKQQIPCLGACAGKNGVASLVSARLNGPLQGGGIIRYARPGYTITTLPESANNAPPLLSVLTMGSDAGGLLTRLPLLPEATTPWIAFNGSGGSFTTFDSTKLPLIRDNALSWEASGAAGLYLPQPGTEAPGLSPQHSVISLPPLLFTTVSVACQLTGLECVSAVRVRVAGVDSFGQRSEAILQQVAADIERRTGLHVDVLRGASGRQIKVQIALTNKSTSTFSEIWIQPHAAVTIASGVSGANILLLLSEVSVAALALVAAALLSTRGRAAEFAILVRIGWQGSRILIESFIESMVTAFLAALPACGFALLLNQLGIPSIAPVTILYALSAAILLYIIVSTFASRAIIFSQGGKQVVRGADESAVGAINRPLRLRRRISYEGQVPGAISNRPWWLLMFYRQVFNRPGSIALVVLSILGACGLVSLMLLVYWGLDGLLYTTLLGQQVQITLSGIHLVTAALTCASAVLTAGLIILMMVRERKREFAMLLAIGWRGRTVAQEVVREGIMLGFAGGSSGGIVAILIFLVAYHIWLPLLFIGAVVIAAALGMILGALGAFYPAQLAGQMPPRQIFMSA; the protein is encoded by the coding sequence TTGCTGCGTTTTGCCTTGTGGTCATTGCGGAGTCGCTGGTCGCGTATCCTGACACTTTGCCTGGGGTTGATCTGCATTTCAATCTGCACGACTCTGCTGGCGAGCCTGGCCCAACTTTCAACATTGAGCGCCGACCGGCAGTTAAACCGCGCCTGGCAATCCGCGCCATATGACCTGCTTGTGCGCTCGCCCTCCGCGCTCAGTCCTGTTGAGCGGCAGCTGCAGATCGTTGATCCGGGCGCTCCAGAACAGACGTATGGAGGGATTTCGCTTCAGCAAGTTGACACCATCGCTCATATTCCTCATGTTGCTGCCGCCGCGCCCGAAGCAGTAATCGGCTGGCTAACGCTTCGGCCATACGTTTTTATCACCTTCAACAGGCCAGGATTGTATCGTGTCACTACCCGGCTGATGGTGCAGGGATCGAAATCTCCGCCGAGCACCCTCCAGAATCTTTACGAAATCCTCCCACTCGCGGCATATAGAGCGATAGCAGGGCAGAACACGGCAAAGCTCACCTACGTACCACTCAATGCCTCCGGCACGGCTACCGTCGCGGCTTACTGGCCCCTATCAACCTTGCTGGTAGGTATTGATCCAGGCGCAGAAGCCGGGCTATCGGGTCTGCAATGGCAACCTAGGCCTATGAAGTCCGGTGGAGCTGTTGGGGTTCCCCTGCTGATGGATACACACCCCTGGACATCCCTCAGTGCGATGGTCACGGCAGAATATGCCGCATTGCCTGATCCTGGCAAAAATGGCGACAATCGCCCGGCCACAGCAAATGGCGATAATATGAATGTTCCGTCTTCCGCCTGGGCTATGTTCGCGGAGCAGCAACTGGATGCCAAAAATCTGCTGAATATGTTAGCTCTAGAATTGGGTGGAAAACAGCAAATACCATGCCTGGGCGCATGTGCCGGTAAAAATGGAGTAGCATCCCTTGTAAGTGCCAGGCTCAATGGGCCACTACAAGGCGGAGGTATCATACGTTACGCGCGCCCTGGCTATACAATAACGACTTTACCGGAAAGCGCGAACAATGCTCCGCCGCTCCTCAGCGTTCTCACTATGGGTTCGGATGCCGGTGGTCTCCTTACGCGCTTGCCGCTGCTGCCGGAAGCAACGACTCCGTGGATCGCATTTAATGGCAGTGGTGGTAGCTTCACTACGTTCGATAGCACAAAACTGCCTCTTATACGCGACAATGCGTTATCATGGGAAGCATCAGGAGCGGCAGGGCTTTATTTGCCGCAGCCCGGAACGGAAGCACCGGGCCTATCGCCGCAGCATAGCGTCATCTCCCTCCCGCCGCTGCTCTTCACGACCGTGAGCGTCGCCTGCCAGCTGACAGGATTAGAGTGTGTGAGCGCCGTTCGCGTGCGCGTTGCCGGGGTAGATTCGTTTGGCCAGCGCAGCGAGGCGATTCTGCAACAGGTAGCTGCTGATATCGAACGTCGCACAGGTTTGCATGTTGATGTGCTGAGAGGCGCATCTGGAAGACAAATAAAGGTTCAGATTGCTCTCACTAATAAATCCACTTCCACTTTCTCCGAGATCTGGATTCAACCGCATGCCGCAGTCACCATTGCGAGTGGAGTGAGTGGCGCAAACATTTTGCTGCTGCTCTCTGAGGTCAGTGTCGCTGCCCTGGCGCTGGTAGCGGCCGCGTTGTTATCAACCCGCGGTCGAGCAGCCGAATTCGCAATCCTCGTGCGCATAGGATGGCAGGGTAGCAGGATATTGATCGAATCGTTCATCGAATCGATGGTTACGGCCTTCCTGGCAGCACTACCCGCATGCGGATTTGCCTTACTGTTAAACCAGTTGGGGATACCATCTATCGCGCCGGTCACCATTTTATACGCTTTAAGCGCTGCAATTCTACTTTACATAATTGTTTCCACTTTTGCAAGTCGTGCTATCATTTTTTCGCAAGGTGGTAAGCAAGTGGTACGGGGGGCCGATGAATCGGCGGTGGGCGCGATCAATCGGCCCCTACGGCTCCGCCGCAGGATTTCCTATGAAGGTCAGGTGCCTGGTGCTATAAGCAACCGGCCCTGGTGGTTGCTCATGTTTTACCGGCAGGTCTTCAATCGACCGGGGAGTATAGCGCTCGTCGTGCTTTCTATTCTGGGGGCTTGCGGATTGGTGAGCCTGATGCTGCTGGTCTACTGGGGGCTGGATGGCCTGCTCTATACGACGCTATTGGGGCAGCAGGTACAAATTACCCTTTCGGGCATCCATCTCGTGACGGCAGCTTTGACCTGTGCCAGCGCCGTTTTGACGGCGGGATTGATAATCCTGATGATGGTACGCGAGCGGAAGCGCGAATTTGCTATGCTGCTGGCGATTGGCTGGCGCGGTCGCACCGTCGCGCAAGAAGTTGTGCGAGAGGGCATAATGCTAGGCTTTGCGGGCGGGTCATCAGGAGGGATTGTTGCCATCCTGATCTTTCTCGTGGCTTATCATATCTGGTTGCCGTTGTTATTCATCGGGGCTGTTGTCATTGCTGCTGCTCTTGGGATGATTCTTGGCGCATTAGGCGCGTTTTATCCGGCGCAACTGGCCGGTCAGATGCCGCCGCGACAGATTTTTATGTCCGCTTAG
- a CDS encoding FxLYD domain-containing protein — MIYVLAKVFCLLLLLSLALAACNDQSSKPDPRLKYFTVLDSRVLIADNQAEIFGDVENTSTMKFPFDVTMQADLMDNSGQSVGSATGTAEDVGPGQVRQFVLVGTVDGTRYAKMKVTVVSLQEKRQELGLPTPTPINP; from the coding sequence ATGATCTATGTCCTTGCTAAGGTCTTTTGCCTGTTGCTGCTCCTGTCGCTTGCGCTGGCTGCTTGCAACGATCAGTCATCAAAGCCTGATCCGCGTCTCAAATATTTCACCGTTCTGGATTCGCGTGTACTGATAGCCGATAATCAAGCGGAGATATTTGGCGATGTAGAAAATACGAGCACGATGAAATTTCCTTTTGACGTGACCATGCAGGCGGATTTGATGGATAACAGCGGTCAATCTGTAGGGAGTGCCACCGGTACTGCCGAGGATGTTGGACCGGGACAGGTGCGCCAGTTTGTCCTCGTTGGCACTGTTGATGGCACGCGCTATGCCAAAATGAAAGTAACGGTGGTTTCGCTGCAAGAAAAGCGGCAAGAGCTTGGTCTGCCCACACCAACGCCGATAAACCCGTAG